ACCTGGAATTATGGAGCATATTGAACGCTCGGGAGTGCACTCGGGTGATTCAATGGCGGTTTATCCCCCTCAAAACCTAAGTTCTAAGATAATTGAAGAAATTACTGAAATCACGACAAAACTTGCTAAAGGATTAAATACAATCGGAATGATGAACATTCAATTCATTGTTCAAAAAGAAGATATCTATGTCATTGAAGTAAATCCACGGGCATCAAGAACGGTTCCTTTCATGAGTAAAGTCACGGGAATCCCCATGGCTCAAGTTGCAACCAAAGCAATGTTGGGAGAGCGTATCCCTTATGAATCCGGACTTGTTCCAAACGTAAATGGCGTACATGTTAAAGCACCTGTGTTTAGTTTTGCGAAGCTGCGTAGTGTCGATACCTACTTGAGCCCAGAAATGAAATCCACGGGTGAAGTTATGGGTTCAGACTATACACTGGAAAAAGCACTCTATAAAGCGTTCATTGCCAGTGGTTACCGATTCAACACACAAGGCAAGATTCTCTTAACGGTAGCTGACAAATATAAAGAAGAAGTACTGCCAATGGCGCAAAAACTATATGACCTAGGCTTTGAACTGCTGGCAACAGAGAATACAGCGAAGTTCTTAAGTGTCCATTCAATTCCAACGCAAACTGTATCAAAAGTAAATGAAGATGCTATTGATATTTTGGATATCATCCGTTCGCAAGAACTCAACTTCATTATCAATACAGTGAATGGCGATAGCCAAGTATTCAGTGATGGATTCATGATTCGACGTGTTGCAGCTGAGCAAGGAATTCCGCTTTTCACCTCATTAGATACTGCGAATGTGCTCATCAATGTGCTTGCATCACGGATGTTTAGTCCATGGCAATTGGAGGAGAAACGATGAAACAAGAAAACATGACGGTTATTTCCAATAAGGAAATTGGCCATCAAATTTATGAAATGATTCTCAAGGGAAACTTAGTTTCAAAGATGCGTGAATCGGGACAATTTCTTCATATCAAAGTAAACCGTGACGATCTCATATTAAGAAGACCAATCAGTATTGCAAGTATCCAAGATGATACCGTAACGATTCTCTATCGCGTTGTGGGTCAAGGTACGGCAAGTTTGGCTTTAATGAAACCTTTTGATGAAGTGGATGTATTGGGGCCTTTGGGACATGGCTTTGAATTGGAAGCAATTCAAGCAAACAGCGAAGTATTGGTTGTTGGGGGTGGTATTGGGGTGGCACCACTTTACGAACTGGGAAAACAATTAGCATTGAAGCAAGCAAATATTACGTTTGTACTCGGATTTGCAAATGCACACGATGCCTACTATCTTGACAAGTTTCGTGAACTGGGTTCGGTGCGCATCACTACAGATGATGGCTCACTTGGAACACAGGGTCATGTTGGTGCAGTGCTCGATGGGATTGAGCCAGAGTTTGTCTACGCATGTGGACCGCTGCCACTTCTTCGCATGGTACAAACAAGCTACGCAGAATGTGATCATGTCTATGTATCCATGGAAGAGCGCATGGCGTGTGGTATGGGTGCTTGCCATGGGTGTGATACGAAAGATAAGAACAAGCGGGTCTGCTATGACGGTCCTGTATTCAATGCGAAAGAGGTGACGGTTTGAATCGATTAAGTGTGAGTTTACCAGGTTTAGAATTAAAGAACCCCATTATCCCAGCAAGTGGATGCTTTGGGTTTGGGGAAGAATTTGCGGAGTATTATGATTTGAGTGTCTTGGGTGCAATTATGGCGAAGGCAGCAACACTCGATGCACGTGTTGGAAACGACTTACCCCGTGTTTGTGAGACACCTGGAGGCATGTTGAATGCAATCGGACTGAAGAATCCTGGATTGGATGTTATCATCAACGAAAAATATCCGTTCCTTGCTCGCTATGATGTTCCTGTAATTGCGAATGTTGCCGGATCGACGGAGGATGAGTATGTAGAAGTTTGCCGTCGCGTCAGTGAAGTTGCAAATGTCACCGCAATTGAATTGAATATATCCTGTCCAAATGTCAAAGAAGGCGGCGTTGCATTTGGGACTGATCCAGAAATTGCAGCACGTCTTACACGTAAAGTAAAAGCAGTCGCAACTGTACCAGTCTATATTAAGTTATCACCCAATGTGACGGATATTGTAGCCATTGCAAAGGCGGTTGAGGAAGCAGGGGCAGATGGTATTACCATGATCAATACGGTCACGGCGATGCGAATTGATCTCAAAACACGCAAACCCATTCTTGCTAACAAAACAGGCGGCTTATCAGGGCCAGCAGTAAAAGCGCTCGCAATTCGGATGGTATACGAAGTATCGCGTGCGGTGTCAATTCCAATCATTGGTATGGGTGGTATTGAAACCGTCGATGATGTATTGGAAATGTATATGGCAGGAGCCAGCGCAGTTGCCATTGGAACCGCAAATCTACACGATCCTTATATTTGTCCAAAGCTAATTGAAGCATTACCAAAACGCATGGATGAACTTGGAATTGAATCACTTGAATCACTAATTATGGAGGTAAGAAATAATGTCTAATGTAATTATCGCACTCGATTTTCCAACCATGGAAGTCGTCGAATCATTCCTGGATAAATTCTCAGGAGAAACACTCTTTGTAAAGATCGGAATGGAACTTTACTATCAAACCGGCCCAGAAATCGTCCGTGCCGTTAAATCACGGGGTCATAAAATATTCTTGGACCTAAAATTACATGACATTCCCAATACTGTAGAACGTACAATGCGTGGTTTATCAGCATTGGGTGTCGATATGACAAACGTACATGCAGCTGGAGGGATTGAAATGATGAAGGCAGCCAAAAGAGGTTTGGGTGAAGGTCCGCAACTTATTGCTGTAACCCAACTCACATCAACAACTGAAGAGGCAATGCATCACGAACAACTTATTGATGCTTCCTTGAATGAATCGGTAATTAATTATGCAAAAATCACTCAAGAAGCAGGTCTCGAAGGCGTCGTATGTTCACCGCTGGAAGCAGGGATGATTCGCGATAACACATCTGATGTATTCCTTAGAGTTACACCAGGAGTGCGCTTAGCGTCGGCTAAGGCAGATGACCAAAAACGCATTACAACACCCAAACGTGCGAAAGAAATTGGTTCAACACATATTGTCGTCGGAAGACCCATTACTGCAAGTGATGACCCTGTAAGGGCCTACCACGATATCGTCCGCGAATGGGAGGAAGCATAATGACCCTAGCCAAGAACATTGCCAAACATCTCTTAGAGGTGAAAGCAGTAACGTTAAGTCCCAACGAACCCTATACATGGGCAAGTGGACTCAAAAGTCCAATCTATTGTGATAACCGCATCACCATGAGTTTTCCCGAAACGCGTAATACAATCGCCCAAGGGTTTGCGCAACAAATCAAAGCAATTTACCCAGATGTTGAATACATTGTGGGGACTGCAACAGCGGGAATTCCACAAGCATGCTGGGTTGCAGAGATCCTCGGCTTGCCCATGGCATATGTAAGACCGAAACCCAAAGATCACGGGAAGAGTAAACAAATCGAAGGGTTCATTCCTGAAGGAGCAAAGGTTGTCGTTATTGAAGACCTCATTTCAACAGGTGGAAGTTGCATTAAAGCATGTGAAGCACTCCGCGTTGAAGGAATCGAAATACTTGGAGTTATGGCGGTATTCACTTACGAATTGGAATCGGCAAAAACAAACTTTGAACATGCAGATATCGAACTGGTGACGTTATCAAACTATACGACGTTGATTGAAATTGCTAAAGAGCAAGGGTATATCGACCAAGGTGACGTGCTGCTTTTACAATCGTGGAAGGCCAGTCCCCATAGCTATGGGATTTAATCATTGACCCTAAGGGATGGTATAGATAAGGATATCTTCGGATATCTTTTTTTTGTGTCAAGAGTGTAAATCATGCAATTCTCGTAAAATCACATTATAATAGAGAAAAAGGGGGATGTGCATGAAAACACATACAAAGTTGGAGCTTCAAACGTTTCGAGCAACTGTGACTTCAGAAGTAAGGGAGGGGACATTCAGCATTGTACCGCTAGATACGAAAAGTGCGGGATACAACGATATGATGATTGTTCACACACAAAAGACAGAGTTTCAGTTTGAGAATAAAACACCAGCAACAGTTGAATCAATTCGCGAAGGCATTGAAATTGAAGTAACAACAAACGGCATTATGACAATGTCATTGCCACCGCAAATCAATCCGTTGGCCATTAAGATACTGCAGCCAAAGTTTAAGTTTGAGGCAAATGTGCTTGAAGTAACAGAAGTAATTCGTGTGGCACCAACTGAAACTGGAGAAATGCCAGTGGGTCCAGAAGTTATCGTGCGAATCTCTGAAACATCAATTATTAATGGTGATGGAAAACTTGTAACAATTAAAGATATTAAGAACAACGATGAACTCATCATTGAATACAATGGCATGATGACACGCTCATTTCCGCCGCAAATTAATGCAACAAAGATATCAATTAAGTAATGGCATATGTTCAACATATGCTTTTTGAATGTAAAAACCCCCAGATAGTCTGGGGGTAACGTATAGCTTTAGCGATGTATTCATTAATTAACCTCCATTTGGTATTATTGAGGTATAGGCTGTGAACTATTCACAATTGTTCAAAGGCGATTCCAATGAAGGATACACACAGTTTATCACATACATCTTGGAGCTGTAAATATCACGTAGTATTTGCTCCAAAATACAGAAGATAGGTATATTATGGAACGCGTCGACTAGAAATAGGCGCGATATTAAGAGAACTATGTAGATGGAAAAGCATCAATATAATAGAAGCAGAAGTCTGCGTAGATCATGTGCATATGATTTTAGAAATCCCACCCAAAATGAGTGTCTCTGGTGTCATGGTTTTTTTGAAAGGAAAAAGTAGTGTAATGATTTATGACAAATGGGGAAATATGAGATACAAATATAGAAGTCGACAATTTTGGTGTCGAGGATATTATTTGGATACCACAGGAAAGAGAAAAATAAAGAAATACAATGCAAATTAGTTGAAAGAAGATAAAGTCGTGTCGCAATTGACGCTGGAAGACATTGACCCGTTTACAGGTAGTAAGTACTCGATGTGAAAGGTAGTCTACATTTGCGCTGTAAAGCACCAC
The window above is part of the Erysipelothrix sp. HDW6C genome. Proteins encoded here:
- the pyrF gene encoding orotidine-5'-phosphate decarboxylase, which produces MSNVIIALDFPTMEVVESFLDKFSGETLFVKIGMELYYQTGPEIVRAVKSRGHKIFLDLKLHDIPNTVERTMRGLSALGVDMTNVHAAGGIEMMKAAKRGLGEGPQLIAVTQLTSTTEEAMHHEQLIDASLNESVINYAKITQEAGLEGVVCSPLEAGMIRDNTSDVFLRVTPGVRLASAKADDQKRITTPKRAKEIGSTHIVVGRPITASDDPVRAYHDIVREWEEA
- a CDS encoding dihydroorotate dehydrogenase electron transfer subunit, which produces MKQENMTVISNKEIGHQIYEMILKGNLVSKMRESGQFLHIKVNRDDLILRRPISIASIQDDTVTILYRVVGQGTASLALMKPFDEVDVLGPLGHGFELEAIQANSEVLVVGGGIGVAPLYELGKQLALKQANITFVLGFANAHDAYYLDKFRELGSVRITTDDGSLGTQGHVGAVLDGIEPEFVYACGPLPLLRMVQTSYAECDHVYVSMEERMACGMGACHGCDTKDKNKRVCYDGPVFNAKEVTV
- a CDS encoding dihydroorotate dehydrogenase; this translates as MNRLSVSLPGLELKNPIIPASGCFGFGEEFAEYYDLSVLGAIMAKAATLDARVGNDLPRVCETPGGMLNAIGLKNPGLDVIINEKYPFLARYDVPVIANVAGSTEDEYVEVCRRVSEVANVTAIELNISCPNVKEGGVAFGTDPEIAARLTRKVKAVATVPVYIKLSPNVTDIVAIAKAVEEAGADGITMINTVTAMRIDLKTRKPILANKTGGLSGPAVKALAIRMVYEVSRAVSIPIIGMGGIETVDDVLEMYMAGASAVAIGTANLHDPYICPKLIEALPKRMDELGIESLESLIMEVRNNV
- the pyrE gene encoding orotate phosphoribosyltransferase — protein: MTLAKNIAKHLLEVKAVTLSPNEPYTWASGLKSPIYCDNRITMSFPETRNTIAQGFAQQIKAIYPDVEYIVGTATAGIPQACWVAEILGLPMAYVRPKPKDHGKSKQIEGFIPEGAKVVVIEDLISTGGSCIKACEALRVEGIEILGVMAVFTYELESAKTNFEHADIELVTLSNYTTLIEIAKEQGYIDQGDVLLLQSWKASPHSYGI